The Palleronia sp. THAF1 genome contains the following window.
ATTGCTGCGCGCGCCCACCGGCGCGTTCACCGTCAGCGGTCCGGCCTGCCCCCATGCCTCGCAGGCCGCCCAGACGGCACGGGCCAAGGTTTCGTGGCGCGCCCAGACATGCTCCATCCCCTCTTCCATCAGCAGGTCGAGTGCGGCGCGCAGGGCGAACAGATGGTGCGTCGGCGCGGTGCCGCAGAAGTGCTGGTAGTAGCCTTGCGGAGCGATGCGCGGCGCCCAGTCCCAGTAAGCGCTCACGCTATTCACACGCTCAGCCTGCGCCTTGTCGGACACCCATAAAAAGCCAATGCCCGGCGGCGTCATCAGTCCCTTCTGGCTTGCGGCGAGCAGCACGTCGACGCCCCAGGCGTCCATCTCGACCCGATCGCAGCCGAGTGACGCGATACAATCGGCCATCAAAAGCGCGGGGTGCCCGGTTTCATCCAGCACCCGGCGCAAGGCGGGAATGTCGCTGCGGATGCCGGTCGATGTGTCGACGTGGACCGCCAGCACCGCTTTGATACGGTGATCCTTATCGGCGCGCAGGGCTTCGGCCACGCGCTCTGGGTCCACCGGGCTTTGCTTGCCAAACTCGATCAAGTGCACGTCCGCGCCTATTCTGCGTGCTGTTTCCGCCCAGCCGTGCCCGAAGCGACCCGTCGCAGGCACCAGAACCGAGTTGCCCGGGGTCACCACATTGGCAAGCGCAGCTTCCCACAGGCCGTGCCCGTTGCAGATGTAGATCGCACAGCCCGCTTCTGTGCGCGCGACGCGCTTGAGGTCCGCGACGATGGTCGCCGTCATATCGACCAGATCGCCCTCATAGATGTTAGGCGC
Protein-coding sequences here:
- a CDS encoding pyridoxal-phosphate-dependent aminotransferase family protein, with protein sequence MSLHNGRPHLAIPGPSVMPDSVLAAMMRPAPNIYEGDLVDMTATIVADLKRVARTEAGCAIYICNGHGLWEAALANVVTPGNSVLVPATGRFGHGWAETARRIGADVHLIEFGKQSPVDPERVAEALRADKDHRIKAVLAVHVDTSTGIRSDIPALRRVLDETGHPALLMADCIASLGCDRVEMDAWGVDVLLAASQKGLMTPPGIGFLWVSDKAQAERVNSVSAYWDWAPRIAPQGYYQHFCGTAPTHHLFALRAALDLLMEEGMEHVWARHETLARAVWAACEAWGQAGPLTVNAPVGARSNAVTALRLGGALADSLRKWTAEEAGLTLGIGLGMAEPGDPDFGGFFRIGHMGHLNAHMILGTLGVIEAGLQACDIPHGEGGVAAAARICAGR